A stretch of the Ctenopharyngodon idella isolate HZGC_01 chromosome 14, HZGC01, whole genome shotgun sequence genome encodes the following:
- the sybl1 gene encoding vesicle-associated membrane protein 7 isoform X2, which yields MAILFAVVARGSTVLAKHACFSGNFLEVTEQILAKIPSENNKLTYSHGSYLFHYICHERIVYLCITDDEFERSRAFGFLNEVKKRFQTTYGSRAQTALPYAMNSEFSSTLAAQMKHHSDPKGSDRLTETQMHVDDLKGIMVRNIDLVAQRGERLELLIDKTENLMDSSVTFKTTSRNLAHAMCMKNLKLTVIIIIAVLLSDQ from the exons ATGGCTATCCTGTTTGCCGTGGTGGCTCGAGGATCGACCGTTCTGGCTAAACATGCGTGTTTCTCTGGCAACTTTCTGGAGGTGACGGAACAGATCCTGGCTAAAATCCCATCAGAAAACAACAAACTCACATATTCCCATGGCAG CTATCTGTTCCACTACATCTGCCACGAGAGGATTGTCTATCTGTGTATCACTGATGAT GAGTTTGAGCGCTCCCGTGCATTCGGCTTCCTGAATGAGGTGAAAAAGAGATTTCAGACAACTTACGGCTCACGAGCACAGACTGCGCTGCCCTACGCCATGAACAGTGAGTTTTCCAGCACGTTGGCTGCACAAATG AAACATCACTCAGATCCCAAAGGCtcagacagactgacagaaaCACAGATGCACGTAGACGACTTGAAAGGCATTATGGTCCGGAACATTG ATCTCGTAGCTCAGAGAGGAGAGAGGCTCGAGCTGCTCATCGATAAAACCGAGAACTTGATGGATTCT TCTGTCACCTTTAAAACAACAAGTCGGAACCTGGCCCATGCAATGTGTATGAAGAACCTGAAGTTAACAGTCATTATCATAATAGCCGTGCTG ctatccgatcagtga
- the si:ch211-274f20.2 gene encoding calnexin — MLNSLARNRPNLSQTIPAHRYRYDATSAFVLWLLFVFRSHQWITGEWVVEEPSEPRLLGNRGLVLKSPGRHHAISAYLRKVYYFKDTPLCLQFEVFFQKVVDCGGAYIKLLSHSDDLRLSQFSDATPYTIMFGPDKCGSTHKVHFIFSHRNPITGTYEEKHARQSEMDLSDYFIDRHPHLYTLNLYPDNTFEIFIDLTLINKGSLLEDMDPAVASPHETQEPEYSSNAALVDGFQTSDLKLENERSDGVEGQWKDCTEASDCESSSHPALSNSVSSKPKKQPSRNPNDKGSRGEQPFTLSPVAAVGFELWTITGDVMFDNILLCDSLEVARRWTEDTWGQRQPPGMIEKLLVATVKRPWLWGVYVFTVGLPIILFVSFMWPNKRFGPPDQDYYYKKTDEPQTDGPRDMEEHIIPNDGVNQTTVEAHSRAVKRALRNSDITS, encoded by the exons ATGTTGAATAGTCTGGCTCGTAACAGG CCTAACCTTTCTCAGACGATTCCTGCACACAGATACAGATATGATGCGACATCAGCCTTTGTTCTTTGGCTTCTGTTTGTGTTTCGTTCACATCAGTGGATCACAG GTGAGTGGGTTGTAGAGGAACCAAGTGAACCAAGACTTTTGGGAAACAGAGGCCTAGTCCTCAAATCCCCTGGTAGACATCACGCCATATCTGCATACCTGCGGAAAGTGTATTACTTTAAAGACACACCTCTTTGCTTaca GTTTGAAGTTTTCTTCCAAAAGGTGGTTGATTGTGGTGGAGCCTACATTAAGTTGCTTTCTCATTCAGATGATCTCCGTTTG AGCCAGTTCAGTGATGCCACCCCATACACAATTATGTTTGGTCCAGACAAGTGTGGCAGCACACACAAGGTACATTTCATCTTTAGTCATCGCAATCCCATCACAGGAACATATGAGGAAAAACATGCTCGGCAATCAGAAATGGATCTTAGTGACTATTTTATTGACCGGCACCCACATCTCTACACTTTAA ACTTATATCCTGACAACacttttgaaatcttcattgACCTGACACTTATTAACAAGGGAAGTCTTTTGGAAGATATGGACCCAGCAGTTGCGTCTCCTCACGAAACACAGGAACCTGAATACTCATCTAATGCTGCCTTAGTGGATGGGTTTCAAACTTCTGACCTAAAGTTGGAAAATGAAAG GTCAGATGGCGTGGAAGGACAGTGGAAGGACTGTACTGAGGCCTCAGACTGTGAGAGCTCATCTCATCCTGCATTATCAAATTCAGTCTCTTCCAAGCCAAAGAAACAACCCAGCAGAAACCCTAATGATAAA GGCAGCAGAGGAGAGCAGCCGTTCACACTAAGCCCTGTCGCTGCTGTAGGATTTGAGCTGTGGACCATCACTGGAGATGTGATGTTTGACAACATCTTGCTCTGTGACAGTCTGGAAGTAGCCAGGCGTTGGACAGAAGACACGTGGGGCCAGAGACAGCCA CCTGGAATGATTGAAAAGCTGTTGGTGGCAACGGTCAAGCGGCCGTGGCTCTGGGGTGTCTATGTATTCACTGTGGGCCTTCCCATCATCCTCTTTGTTAGTTTCATGTGGCCTAATAAG cGGTTTGGTCCACCAGATCAAgattattactataaaaaaacaGATGAGCCTCAGACAGATGGACCTCGGGACATGGAGGAACACATCATTCCTAATGATG GTGTAAATCAAACAACAGTTGAGGCTCACAGCAGAGCAGTCAAAAGGGCTCTAAGAAACTCAGACATAACAAGTTAA
- the sybl1 gene encoding vesicle-associated membrane protein 7 isoform X1, with protein sequence MAILFAVVARGSTVLAKHACFSGNFLEVTEQILAKIPSENNKLTYSHGSYLFHYICHERIVYLCITDDEFERSRAFGFLNEVKKRFQTTYGSRAQTALPYAMNSEFSSTLAAQMKHHSDPKGSDRLTETQMHVDDLKGIMVRNIDLVAQRGERLELLIDKTENLMDSSVTFKTTSRNLAHAMCMKNLKLTVIIIIAVLVVLYFIVTAACGGLSWPNCRKQ encoded by the exons ATGGCTATCCTGTTTGCCGTGGTGGCTCGAGGATCGACCGTTCTGGCTAAACATGCGTGTTTCTCTGGCAACTTTCTGGAGGTGACGGAACAGATCCTGGCTAAAATCCCATCAGAAAACAACAAACTCACATATTCCCATGGCAG CTATCTGTTCCACTACATCTGCCACGAGAGGATTGTCTATCTGTGTATCACTGATGAT GAGTTTGAGCGCTCCCGTGCATTCGGCTTCCTGAATGAGGTGAAAAAGAGATTTCAGACAACTTACGGCTCACGAGCACAGACTGCGCTGCCCTACGCCATGAACAGTGAGTTTTCCAGCACGTTGGCTGCACAAATG AAACATCACTCAGATCCCAAAGGCtcagacagactgacagaaaCACAGATGCACGTAGACGACTTGAAAGGCATTATGGTCCGGAACATTG ATCTCGTAGCTCAGAGAGGAGAGAGGCTCGAGCTGCTCATCGATAAAACCGAGAACTTGATGGATTCT TCTGTCACCTTTAAAACAACAAGTCGGAACCTGGCCCATGCAATGTGTATGAAGAACCTGAAGTTAACAGTCATTATCATAATAGCCGTGCTG GTGGTGCTGTATTTTATCGTAACGGCCGCCTGTGGAGGACTCAGCTGGCCAAACTGTCGGAAGCAGTAG